One window of the Nicotiana tabacum cultivar K326 chromosome 4, ASM71507v2, whole genome shotgun sequence genome contains the following:
- the LOC107794039 gene encoding protein disulfide-isomerase 5-2 isoform X5: MLQLDKAAAILAELKQPVVIAKVDADKYSRVASKHEIDGFPTLKIFMHGVPTDYYGPRKADLLVRFLKKFVAPDVAALNSDSAISEFIEEAGKSFPIFIGFGLNESAISRLAVKYKKKAWFSVAKDFSDKTMEFYDFDKVPALVTLHPSYNEQSIFYGPFEVAEKFLEDYIKQSLLPLALPINQDTLKLLKDDERKIVLTIVEDENDERSKGLVKLLKAAASANRDLVFAFVGFKQWQDFAESFEVSKKMKLPKMIVWDGNEEYFSVIGSDSVEEEDEGSQITQFLQGYKEGSVIQKRITSDSYKALRNSMIGIGAVILVLVVLLVVTVMQSLKEEPSRDQVDHPSSSAASPSEAREALRSGDKEDKID, from the exons ATGCTTCAG TTGGACAAAGCTGCTGCCATTCTTGCTGAACTGAAGCAGCCCGTTGTCATTGCAAAAGTGGATGCTGATAAATACAGTCGTGTTGCTTCAAAACATGAAATTGA TGGATTTCCAACTTTGAAGATATTCATGCATGGAGTTCCAACAGATTATTATGGACCAAGAAAGGCAGATTTACTTGTGcgatttttgaaaaagtttgtcGCTCCTGATGTGGCCGCACTCAATTCTGACTCAGCTATTAGTGAATTTATTGAAGAAGCTGGCAAAAGTTTTCCTATATTCATAGGCTTTGGCTTGAACGAGTCTGCCATATCACGTTTGGCAGTGAAATACAAGAAAAAAGCATGGTTTTCTGTGGCAAAAGATTTCTCAGATAAAACAATGGAATTCTATGATTTTGACAAAGTACCTGCACTGGTAACCCTTCATCCGAGCTACAACGAACAGAGCATCTTCTATGGCCCCTTTGAAG TTGCAGAAAAGTTCCTTGAAGATTATATAAAACAGAGCTTGCTCCCTCTGGCTTTGCCTATTAATCAAGATACTTTGAAGTTGTTGAAAGACGACGAGAGGAAAATTGTTCTAACAATTGTAGAAGATGAGAATGATGAGAGGTCAAAAGGATTAGTAAAACTCCTGAAAGCTGCTGCATCTGCGAACCGTGACTTGGTGTTTGCTTTTGTTGGGTTCAAGCAATGGCAAGACTTTGCTGAGTCATTTGAAGTATCTAAGAAAATGAAACTACCAAAGATGATTGTGTGGGATGGAAACGAGGAGTACTTTTCA GTCATTGGCTCAGACAGTGTTGAAGAGGAAGATGAGGGTTCTCAAATTACGCAGTTTCTTCAAGGATACAAGGAAGGAAGTGTTATTCAGAAACGTATCACTTCAGATTCTTATAAGGCTTTGAGAAACTCAATGATTGGGATCGGAGCAGTTATTCTTGTTCTCGTTGTGCTACTGGTGGTTACGGTCATGCAGTCTCTTAAAGAGGAGCCGTCAAGAGACCAGGTAGATCATCCAAGTAGCTCCGCCGCATCTCCATCAGAAGCCAGAGAAGCACTTCGTTCTGGAGACAAAGAAGACAAGATAGACTAA
- the LOC107794039 gene encoding protein disulfide-isomerase 5-2 isoform X2 has protein sequence MLPPRSILIFTVGLLLLSPSSLPSIEATEQKQQFAVDGKVLELEESNFYAAISTFDYMLVDFYAPWCGHCKRLSPELDKAAAILAELKQPVVIAKVDADKYSRVASKHEIDGFPTLKIFMHGVPTDYYGPRKADLLVRFLKKFVAPDVAALNSDSAISEFIEEAGKSFPIFIGFGLNESAISRLAVKYKKKAWFSVAKDFSDKTMEFYDFDKVPALVTLHPSYNEQSIFYGPFEEKFLEDYIKQSLLPLALPINQDTLKLLKDDERKIVLTIVEDENDERSKGLVKLLKAAASANRDLVFAFVGFKQWQDFAESFEVSKKMKLPKMIVWDGNEEYFSVIGSDSVEEEDEGSQITQFLQGYKEGSVIQKRITSDSYKALRNSMIGIGAVILVLVVLLVVTVMQSLKEEPSRDQVDHPSSSAASPSEAREALRSGDKEDKID, from the exons ATGCTTCCTCCTCGCTCCATCTTGATCTTCACCGTCGGCCTCCTCCTCCTATCTCCGTCGTCATTGCCGTCGATCGAGGCGACGGAGCAGAAGCAACAGTTCGCCGTCGATGGGAAAGTATTGGAACTTGAAGAATCCAACTTTTACGCTGCAATTTCCACCTTCGATTATATGTTGGTCGATTTCTATGCTCCTTGGTGTGGTCACTGTAAACGTCTATCTCCTGAg TTGGACAAAGCTGCTGCCATTCTTGCTGAACTGAAGCAGCCCGTTGTCATTGCAAAAGTGGATGCTGATAAATACAGTCGTGTTGCTTCAAAACATGAAATTGA TGGATTTCCAACTTTGAAGATATTCATGCATGGAGTTCCAACAGATTATTATGGACCAAGAAAGGCAGATTTACTTGTGcgatttttgaaaaagtttgtcGCTCCTGATGTGGCCGCACTCAATTCTGACTCAGCTATTAGTGAATTTATTGAAGAAGCTGGCAAAAGTTTTCCTATATTCATAGGCTTTGGCTTGAACGAGTCTGCCATATCACGTTTGGCAGTGAAATACAAGAAAAAAGCATGGTTTTCTGTGGCAAAAGATTTCTCAGATAAAACAATGGAATTCTATGATTTTGACAAAGTACCTGCACTGGTAACCCTTCATCCGAGCTACAACGAACAGAGCATCTTCTATGGCCCCTTTGAAG AAAAGTTCCTTGAAGATTATATAAAACAGAGCTTGCTCCCTCTGGCTTTGCCTATTAATCAAGATACTTTGAAGTTGTTGAAAGACGACGAGAGGAAAATTGTTCTAACAATTGTAGAAGATGAGAATGATGAGAGGTCAAAAGGATTAGTAAAACTCCTGAAAGCTGCTGCATCTGCGAACCGTGACTTGGTGTTTGCTTTTGTTGGGTTCAAGCAATGGCAAGACTTTGCTGAGTCATTTGAAGTATCTAAGAAAATGAAACTACCAAAGATGATTGTGTGGGATGGAAACGAGGAGTACTTTTCA GTCATTGGCTCAGACAGTGTTGAAGAGGAAGATGAGGGTTCTCAAATTACGCAGTTTCTTCAAGGATACAAGGAAGGAAGTGTTATTCAGAAACGTATCACTTCAGATTCTTATAAGGCTTTGAGAAACTCAATGATTGGGATCGGAGCAGTTATTCTTGTTCTCGTTGTGCTACTGGTGGTTACGGTCATGCAGTCTCTTAAAGAGGAGCCGTCAAGAGACCAGGTAGATCATCCAAGTAGCTCCGCCGCATCTCCATCAGAAGCCAGAGAAGCACTTCGTTCTGGAGACAAAGAAGACAAGATAGACTAA
- the LOC107794039 gene encoding uncharacterized protein LOC107794039 isoform X4: MFGDIFKENPYASVFTKAVRVYSYIIQRPLLLNLMRKFTNERNLVRPAKTRFATAFLTLHSFYLQKKKLRKLVLSNEWKDNRYAKEVAGKETAKVLISPSFWNDVVRALKVGGPLIKVLRMVDGERKPPMGYLYEAMDRAKETIAASFEGDVRKYEKVFEIIDIRWENQLHRPLHAAGHLLNPGLFYKNTRDETLASEVWIGYHACLEKLVPNSATIDQIGEEFGRYSQAEGLFGLQAAIRARDIRSPVEWWKQFGHQTPNLQKFAIKVLSLTCSASGCERNWSVFEHIHSKKRNRLELSRLNDLVYIKYNRTLRRRYEARDTIDPILLDNIDEANEWLTGAPKIMKMNKCMKEMILIGVLFLWRLELRRISMVLEGVLQVTRERE; this comes from the exons ATGTTTGGTGACATATTCAAGGAAAACCCATATGCTTCAG TTTTCACTAAGGCCGTCAGGGTATATTCTTACATCATTCAGAGGccgttgttgttgaatttgatgaGGAAATTCACAAATGAAAGAAATTTGGTGAGACCGGCCAAGACTAGATTTGCAACGGCTTTCTTAACTTTGCATAGTTTTTACttgcaaaagaaaaaattgagaAAGCTAGTTCTTTCAAATGAATGGAAAGATAATAGATATGCAAAGGAAGTTGCGGGAAAAGAAACTGCCAAAGTTCTTATTTCTCCATCATTCTGGAATGACGTCGTTCGGGCTCTTAAAGTTGGTGGTCCTTTGATTAAGGTACTTCGTATGGTGGATGGGGAGAGAAAACCACCAATGGGCTATCTTTATGAGGCTATGGATAGAGCCAAAGAGACTATTGCAGCGTCATTTGAGGGAGATGTTagaaaatatgagaaagtttttGAGATAATTGATATCAGGTGGGAGAATCAACTCCATCGACCTTTGCATGCAGCAGGCCATCTTCTGAACCCGGGATTATTTTACAAGAACACTAGAGATGAAACTTTGGCTTCAGAGGTGTGGATTGGATACCATGCATGTCTTGAGAAGTTGGTCCCTAATTCAGCGACGATAGATCAAATAGGGGAGGAGTTTGGTAGGTACTCACAAGCAGAGGGCCTATTTGGTTTACAAGCGGCCATTAGAGCCAGAGACATAAGGTCGCCAG ttGAATGGTGGAAGCAATTTGGACATCAAACTCCAAACTTGCAAAAGTTTGCCATCAAAGTACTAAGCCTAACTTGTAGTGCATCTGGATGCGAGAGAAATTGGAGCGTATTTGAGCAT ATTCACTCCAAGAAAAGGAATAGGCTTGAGCTATCGCGTCTCAATGATCTAGTGTATATTAAATACAATAGAACATTGAGGCGACGTTATGAAGCTCGCGATACCATTGATCCAATTTTGTTGGACAACATTGACGAGGCAAATGAATGGTTAACTGGAGCCCCCAAAATCATGAAGATGAACAAGTGTATGAAGGAGATGATCTTGATTGGGGTACTGTTTCTATGGCGGTTGGAGTTGAGGAGAATATCTATGGTCTTAGAGGGAGTTCTTCAAGTTACAAGGGAAAGGGAGTAG
- the LOC107794039 gene encoding protein disulfide-isomerase 5-2 isoform X3, with the protein MSKVCANDPSTRRATSLSPILSSALCHRPQLDKAAAILAELKQPVVIAKVDADKYSRVASKHEIDGFPTLKIFMHGVPTDYYGPRKADLLVRFLKKFVAPDVAALNSDSAISEFIEEAGKSFPIFIGFGLNESAISRLAVKYKKKAWFSVAKDFSDKTMEFYDFDKVPALVTLHPSYNEQSIFYGPFEVAEKFLEDYIKQSLLPLALPINQDTLKLLKDDERKIVLTIVEDENDERSKGLVKLLKAAASANRDLVFAFVGFKQWQDFAESFEVSKKMKLPKMIVWDGNEEYFSVIGSDSVEEEDEGSQITQFLQGYKEGSVIQKRITSDSYKALRNSMIGIGAVILVLVVLLVVTVMQSLKEEPSRDQVDHPSSSAASPSEAREALRSGDKEDKID; encoded by the exons atgtcaaaggtttgtgccaatgatccatcaacccggagagcaacttcactcagtcctatcctaTCATcagccctctgccatcgaccccag TTGGACAAAGCTGCTGCCATTCTTGCTGAACTGAAGCAGCCCGTTGTCATTGCAAAAGTGGATGCTGATAAATACAGTCGTGTTGCTTCAAAACATGAAATTGA TGGATTTCCAACTTTGAAGATATTCATGCATGGAGTTCCAACAGATTATTATGGACCAAGAAAGGCAGATTTACTTGTGcgatttttgaaaaagtttgtcGCTCCTGATGTGGCCGCACTCAATTCTGACTCAGCTATTAGTGAATTTATTGAAGAAGCTGGCAAAAGTTTTCCTATATTCATAGGCTTTGGCTTGAACGAGTCTGCCATATCACGTTTGGCAGTGAAATACAAGAAAAAAGCATGGTTTTCTGTGGCAAAAGATTTCTCAGATAAAACAATGGAATTCTATGATTTTGACAAAGTACCTGCACTGGTAACCCTTCATCCGAGCTACAACGAACAGAGCATCTTCTATGGCCCCTTTGAAG TTGCAGAAAAGTTCCTTGAAGATTATATAAAACAGAGCTTGCTCCCTCTGGCTTTGCCTATTAATCAAGATACTTTGAAGTTGTTGAAAGACGACGAGAGGAAAATTGTTCTAACAATTGTAGAAGATGAGAATGATGAGAGGTCAAAAGGATTAGTAAAACTCCTGAAAGCTGCTGCATCTGCGAACCGTGACTTGGTGTTTGCTTTTGTTGGGTTCAAGCAATGGCAAGACTTTGCTGAGTCATTTGAAGTATCTAAGAAAATGAAACTACCAAAGATGATTGTGTGGGATGGAAACGAGGAGTACTTTTCA GTCATTGGCTCAGACAGTGTTGAAGAGGAAGATGAGGGTTCTCAAATTACGCAGTTTCTTCAAGGATACAAGGAAGGAAGTGTTATTCAGAAACGTATCACTTCAGATTCTTATAAGGCTTTGAGAAACTCAATGATTGGGATCGGAGCAGTTATTCTTGTTCTCGTTGTGCTACTGGTGGTTACGGTCATGCAGTCTCTTAAAGAGGAGCCGTCAAGAGACCAGGTAGATCATCCAAGTAGCTCCGCCGCATCTCCATCAGAAGCCAGAGAAGCACTTCGTTCTGGAGACAAAGAAGACAAGATAGACTAA
- the LOC107794039 gene encoding protein disulfide-isomerase 5-2 isoform X1 yields the protein MLPPRSILIFTVGLLLLSPSSLPSIEATEQKQQFAVDGKVLELEESNFYAAISTFDYMLVDFYAPWCGHCKRLSPELDKAAAILAELKQPVVIAKVDADKYSRVASKHEIDGFPTLKIFMHGVPTDYYGPRKADLLVRFLKKFVAPDVAALNSDSAISEFIEEAGKSFPIFIGFGLNESAISRLAVKYKKKAWFSVAKDFSDKTMEFYDFDKVPALVTLHPSYNEQSIFYGPFEVAEKFLEDYIKQSLLPLALPINQDTLKLLKDDERKIVLTIVEDENDERSKGLVKLLKAAASANRDLVFAFVGFKQWQDFAESFEVSKKMKLPKMIVWDGNEEYFSVIGSDSVEEEDEGSQITQFLQGYKEGSVIQKRITSDSYKALRNSMIGIGAVILVLVVLLVVTVMQSLKEEPSRDQVDHPSSSAASPSEAREALRSGDKEDKID from the exons ATGCTTCCTCCTCGCTCCATCTTGATCTTCACCGTCGGCCTCCTCCTCCTATCTCCGTCGTCATTGCCGTCGATCGAGGCGACGGAGCAGAAGCAACAGTTCGCCGTCGATGGGAAAGTATTGGAACTTGAAGAATCCAACTTTTACGCTGCAATTTCCACCTTCGATTATATGTTGGTCGATTTCTATGCTCCTTGGTGTGGTCACTGTAAACGTCTATCTCCTGAg TTGGACAAAGCTGCTGCCATTCTTGCTGAACTGAAGCAGCCCGTTGTCATTGCAAAAGTGGATGCTGATAAATACAGTCGTGTTGCTTCAAAACATGAAATTGA TGGATTTCCAACTTTGAAGATATTCATGCATGGAGTTCCAACAGATTATTATGGACCAAGAAAGGCAGATTTACTTGTGcgatttttgaaaaagtttgtcGCTCCTGATGTGGCCGCACTCAATTCTGACTCAGCTATTAGTGAATTTATTGAAGAAGCTGGCAAAAGTTTTCCTATATTCATAGGCTTTGGCTTGAACGAGTCTGCCATATCACGTTTGGCAGTGAAATACAAGAAAAAAGCATGGTTTTCTGTGGCAAAAGATTTCTCAGATAAAACAATGGAATTCTATGATTTTGACAAAGTACCTGCACTGGTAACCCTTCATCCGAGCTACAACGAACAGAGCATCTTCTATGGCCCCTTTGAAG TTGCAGAAAAGTTCCTTGAAGATTATATAAAACAGAGCTTGCTCCCTCTGGCTTTGCCTATTAATCAAGATACTTTGAAGTTGTTGAAAGACGACGAGAGGAAAATTGTTCTAACAATTGTAGAAGATGAGAATGATGAGAGGTCAAAAGGATTAGTAAAACTCCTGAAAGCTGCTGCATCTGCGAACCGTGACTTGGTGTTTGCTTTTGTTGGGTTCAAGCAATGGCAAGACTTTGCTGAGTCATTTGAAGTATCTAAGAAAATGAAACTACCAAAGATGATTGTGTGGGATGGAAACGAGGAGTACTTTTCA GTCATTGGCTCAGACAGTGTTGAAGAGGAAGATGAGGGTTCTCAAATTACGCAGTTTCTTCAAGGATACAAGGAAGGAAGTGTTATTCAGAAACGTATCACTTCAGATTCTTATAAGGCTTTGAGAAACTCAATGATTGGGATCGGAGCAGTTATTCTTGTTCTCGTTGTGCTACTGGTGGTTACGGTCATGCAGTCTCTTAAAGAGGAGCCGTCAAGAGACCAGGTAGATCATCCAAGTAGCTCCGCCGCATCTCCATCAGAAGCCAGAGAAGCACTTCGTTCTGGAGACAAAGAAGACAAGATAGACTAA